One stretch of Flavobacterium sp. 9 DNA includes these proteins:
- a CDS encoding RNA polymerase sigma factor produces MKTSILEFSTFDDITLWTNLKEGDEKSFSMLFERYYADLVSYGNSLSPFHEKVQDCIQDVFTDIWVYRNSLQPSVVVKAYLLSSVRKRIARLHERDHIFRKATNTDSIAFLLEFSVEHELIDDDYATKEKVTYLNKLLNDLPPRQKEALYLRYHQGLTVEQIAEMLDVNYQSASNLLYRGLMALRKEWKGSFSLFLLLSSSSF; encoded by the coding sequence ATGAAAACCTCAATCCTTGAATTTAGCACCTTTGATGACATTACCCTTTGGACTAACCTAAAGGAAGGAGATGAAAAATCCTTCTCAATGTTGTTTGAAAGATATTACGCAGATTTAGTGAGTTATGGAAATTCACTTTCTCCATTTCACGAAAAAGTGCAGGATTGTATTCAGGATGTTTTTACTGATATTTGGGTGTATCGCAATTCATTACAGCCGTCTGTGGTTGTAAAAGCATATTTGTTATCAAGTGTGCGCAAGAGAATTGCACGGCTTCATGAACGTGATCATATTTTTAGAAAAGCTACAAATACTGATTCTATTGCATTTTTGTTGGAATTTTCTGTGGAGCACGAACTTATAGATGATGATTATGCAACTAAAGAAAAAGTTACCTATCTGAATAAATTATTAAATGATTTACCGCCTCGTCAAAAGGAAGCTTTGTATTTAAGATACCATCAGGGACTTACTGTAGAACAAATTGCCGAAATGCTTGATGTTAATTATCAATCGGCTAGTAATTTGTTGTATCGTGGTTTAATGGCACTTCGCAAAGAATGGAAAGGTAGTTTTTCATTATTTCTGCTACTATCTTCAAGTAGTTTTTAA
- a CDS encoding DUF4302 domain-containing protein has product MKTKNIFKYLLLIILMLQVNSCVSTDAEQKFDDTPTERLNKQKKELNDLLLSADQGWKVVYYTDDNQLGGFTHLIKFQPNGKVTMASDFDEDTKKHDSQYEIQLGSTVSVVFTTKNKIHLLSDSGNSPLAPGRGFLGDFQFLFYGVENEDLVFRTNRTVKEVRFVKATAQDWDDLAGNTIMNKNLTGDINSPLFRTLETTDGTTVKKYELNFNPVVRFGTASPLEEGNAETLKLAVAYTPTGITVKPAVTVGSQKLSVFAYNATDNNFVATGTSGAKATIQFTNAPPRLTDDYKLFLEGGGQITIGYIAANLANAGTNSPYAKAILAQVNASLPANQKIARVQIAFNDPLNGNYIAYTFTGGKGPIYHFFTTTEDAVNKTIILTNDGWTASAATRAFLKILDDEITNPKGLYIKKESFTIFYTNVIYTYASAAAPFRLTNYKF; this is encoded by the coding sequence ATGAAAACTAAAAATATATTTAAGTATTTGTTGCTCATTATTTTGATGTTGCAAGTAAATAGTTGTGTGAGCACAGATGCCGAACAAAAGTTTGACGATACGCCAACGGAGCGATTAAACAAGCAAAAAAAGGAACTTAATGATTTATTACTTTCTGCAGATCAGGGATGGAAAGTAGTCTATTATACAGATGATAATCAATTAGGAGGATTTACACATTTGATTAAATTCCAGCCTAATGGAAAAGTAACTATGGCTTCTGATTTTGATGAAGATACAAAGAAACATGATAGTCAGTATGAAATTCAATTAGGAAGTACTGTAAGTGTGGTTTTTACGACAAAAAATAAAATTCATTTATTGTCAGACTCTGGTAATTCACCACTTGCTCCGGGAAGAGGCTTTTTAGGTGATTTTCAGTTTTTATTTTATGGAGTAGAAAATGAAGACCTTGTTTTCAGAACCAATAGAACTGTAAAAGAAGTTCGTTTTGTAAAAGCAACAGCTCAAGATTGGGATGATTTGGCAGGAAACACTATCATGAACAAAAACCTGACAGGTGATATTAATAGCCCGTTATTCAGAACGCTTGAAACTACAGATGGAACAACAGTTAAAAAATACGAGCTTAACTTTAATCCAGTAGTTCGATTTGGAACAGCATCTCCTTTAGAAGAAGGAAATGCCGAAACACTTAAATTGGCAGTTGCTTATACACCAACTGGAATAACTGTAAAGCCTGCAGTTACTGTTGGATCACAAAAATTATCAGTTTTCGCTTATAATGCGACTGATAATAACTTTGTAGCAACAGGAACAAGCGGAGCAAAAGCTACTATTCAATTTACAAATGCACCACCAAGATTAACAGATGATTACAAACTGTTTTTAGAAGGCGGAGGACAAATTACAATAGGATATATAGCTGCGAATTTAGCCAATGCCGGTACCAACTCGCCTTATGCTAAAGCAATATTAGCGCAGGTAAATGCTAGTTTGCCTGCAAATCAAAAAATTGCAAGAGTTCAGATAGCTTTTAATGATCCATTGAATGGTAACTACATTGCGTATACATTTACTGGAGGAAAAGGACCGATCTATCACTTTTTCACAACTACTGAAGATGCGGTAAATAAGACGATTATCTTAACCAATGACGGTTGGACAGCCTCTGCGGCGACAAGAGCATTTTTAAAAATCTTAGATGATGAGATTACTAATCCTAAAGGATTATATATTAAAAAAGAATCGTTTACAATCTTCTATACGAATGTTATTTACACTTATGCAAGTGCAGCAGCACCGTTTAGATTAACAAACTACAAGTTTTAA
- a CDS encoding nuclear transport factor 2 family protein, which yields MSIKEFVQKFYKSDALIDSEIMKTYLHPDVKLDWNSTKGLIEMDYNSMLDMANELSRAYVRSKVRISHIIAEEDLVSIRYSHFVKTIENPREEMLLAHFATIWQIKDDKLYRGYQMSQFS from the coding sequence ATGTCTATTAAAGAATTTGTTCAAAAATTTTACAAGTCAGATGCCTTAATCGATAGCGAAATCATGAAAACGTATTTACATCCCGATGTAAAGTTAGATTGGAACAGCACGAAAGGATTGATCGAGATGGATTATAATTCGATGTTAGATATGGCGAATGAGCTAAGTCGTGCTTATGTGCGTTCTAAAGTCAGAATTAGCCATATTATTGCCGAAGAAGACTTGGTTTCAATTCGTTATTCTCATTTTGTAAAAACGATTGAAAACCCAAGAGAAGAGATGTTATTGGCCCATTTTGCTACAATTTGGCAAATAAAAGACGATAAATTATATCGTGGTTATCAAATGAGTCAATTTTCTTAA
- a CDS encoding RagB/SusD family nutrient uptake outer membrane protein, translating into MKNIKIALSLLILVGFSSCDDFLSETPDNRLQIDTPEKISELLTDAYPDGTYIDIAETMTDNVSDNKSSLVNINNAQNYNWELQDDQTGRDTQGFYWNAAYKAIATANQALASIKELGNTPNLNPQKGEALLARAYAHFMLVSIWSNRYNPATAGTDLGIPYVTEPEKALIVNYKRNSVKEVFDLIQADIEEGLKYVTNDYRTDYLKYHFNKEAAKAFAARFYTAKGDWRRVLELTDGLGNKPVGKLRDWVAYNSYDFPNKPIEYAKNTHVTNLLIGSPSSICGRATTSNRFAFTRANERDQILGSDTNIFNKDWLIDISIQGASGANVAVYKFNEYFKYTNVTAQIGLPFTGVVLFSNDEMFLNRIEAHVMTNQLDVATAELEYFLGTRTDGYDSATDVLTKEMVLEKYPVVANEYTPFYSLTPEQTSFIKAITEARRREFLHEGLRWFDIKRFNLVVVHNTYNPQGQITKNNILVKDDKRRAVQIPLNASNNGIELNPR; encoded by the coding sequence ATGAAAAATATAAAAATAGCTTTATCACTATTAATACTTGTTGGTTTTAGTAGTTGCGATGATTTCCTTTCGGAAACTCCAGATAACAGATTACAGATTGACACACCAGAAAAAATATCAGAATTATTGACAGACGCATATCCGGACGGTACTTATATCGATATTGCCGAAACGATGACTGATAACGTATCTGATAATAAAAGTTCGCTTGTAAATATAAATAATGCTCAAAACTACAATTGGGAATTACAGGATGATCAAACCGGTAGAGATACTCAGGGATTTTACTGGAACGCGGCATATAAAGCAATCGCAACAGCAAATCAGGCATTAGCATCTATAAAAGAACTTGGAAACACGCCTAATCTAAACCCTCAAAAGGGTGAAGCATTGCTTGCAAGAGCTTATGCTCATTTTATGTTGGTTTCAATATGGTCTAATCGTTACAATCCGGCTACTGCAGGAACTGATTTAGGAATTCCTTATGTAACAGAGCCTGAAAAAGCTTTAATTGTAAACTACAAACGTAATTCAGTAAAAGAAGTTTTTGATCTAATTCAGGCAGATATTGAAGAAGGATTAAAATATGTTACTAATGATTACAGAACTGATTATTTAAAATATCACTTTAATAAAGAAGCAGCAAAAGCTTTTGCAGCAAGATTTTATACTGCAAAAGGGGATTGGAGACGTGTATTGGAACTTACAGACGGATTAGGAAATAAACCAGTTGGAAAACTTAGAGACTGGGTTGCTTATAACTCTTATGATTTCCCCAATAAACCAATCGAATATGCAAAGAATACACATGTTACAAACCTATTAATAGGATCTCCAAGTTCAATTTGCGGAAGAGCAACAACTTCAAACAGATTTGCTTTTACAAGAGCAAACGAAAGAGATCAGATACTTGGCAGCGATACTAATATATTCAATAAAGATTGGTTAATTGATATTTCAATTCAAGGAGCGAGCGGAGCAAATGTGGCTGTATATAAATTTAATGAGTATTTTAAATATACAAATGTAACGGCACAAATTGGTCTTCCATTTACAGGAGTTGTACTTTTTTCAAACGACGAAATGTTCTTAAATCGTATCGAAGCTCACGTTATGACAAATCAATTGGATGTTGCTACAGCAGAGTTAGAATATTTTCTGGGAACCAGAACAGATGGATATGACAGCGCTACAGATGTGTTGACCAAAGAAATGGTGTTAGAAAAATATCCGGTTGTTGCTAATGAATATACACCTTTTTATTCTTTAACTCCAGAGCAAACTTCTTTTATCAAAGCAATTACAGAAGCAAGAAGAAGAGAGTTTTTACACGAAGGACTAAGATGGTTTGATATCAAGAGATTTAATCTGGTTGTAGTACACAATACTTATAATCCACAAGGACAGATAACTAAGAATAATATCTTAGTTAAAGATGACAAGCGTCGTGCGGTACAAATACCACTAAATGCATCTAATAATGGAATTGAACTAAATCCGAGATAA
- a CDS encoding FecR family protein — protein sequence MQKRNTYTEIEDFLSDESFQSWILLKIDNDGWEEWTLESRQRAKLVEDARHLLLAMKVPDSKLSTSDIRRALETTWSKIERKENQSNLSENSNSRFVRKCFLAGVAATLVFGLISTWFYKNNFQTENKVVTYKELIDENSEGLVEQTNNSDKPQIITLSDGSSVLLQPNSKLSYPKIFTGNERKVYLSGEGFFEISKNPKKPFYVYANEIVTKVVGTSFRVKAYSDQPDVEVLVRTGKVKVRSNELVSKSDHEEIVLLPNQALRFVRNDLKFNKITNITEDVELAQSVGNIEQLSFEFSDIPVSQIFETIEQAYLVDIDYPKDKLKDCHLTTSLSDQPLTEKLKIVCKSIGNNTSFEMNGNQITIISEGCN from the coding sequence ATGCAAAAACGTAATACATATACCGAAATAGAGGATTTTTTATCTGACGAATCCTTCCAATCATGGATTTTATTAAAAATTGACAATGATGGTTGGGAAGAGTGGACTCTGGAAAGTCGTCAACGTGCCAAATTAGTCGAAGACGCAAGGCATTTATTGTTGGCAATGAAAGTTCCGGATTCAAAATTATCAACCTCAGATATTCGCAGAGCGTTAGAAACAACGTGGTCGAAGATCGAGCGAAAAGAAAATCAAAGCAATTTATCTGAAAACTCAAATAGCAGATTCGTTAGAAAATGTTTTCTTGCCGGAGTCGCAGCAACTTTAGTTTTTGGATTAATCTCTACCTGGTTTTACAAAAATAACTTCCAGACAGAAAATAAAGTTGTCACTTACAAAGAACTTATTGATGAAAATAGTGAAGGATTAGTTGAGCAAACAAACAATTCTGATAAACCGCAAATCATCACATTATCAGATGGTAGTTCGGTTTTATTACAGCCAAATAGTAAATTAAGTTATCCTAAAATCTTTACCGGAAACGAAAGAAAGGTGTATTTATCCGGCGAAGGTTTCTTTGAAATTAGTAAAAATCCTAAAAAACCTTTTTACGTTTATGCAAACGAGATTGTCACAAAGGTAGTTGGAACTAGTTTTAGGGTCAAAGCTTATTCTGATCAGCCTGATGTTGAAGTTCTTGTTCGCACCGGTAAAGTTAAGGTTAGGTCAAATGAATTGGTCTCGAAATCAGATCATGAAGAGATCGTTTTACTTCCCAATCAAGCATTGCGATTTGTACGTAATGATCTAAAGTTTAATAAAATTACCAATATTACTGAAGATGTTGAACTGGCTCAAAGTGTTGGAAACATCGAACAATTAAGCTTTGAATTTAGCGATATTCCGGTTTCTCAGATTTTTGAAACTATCGAGCAAGCTTATTTAGTCGATATTGATTATCCTAAAGACAAGCTTAAAGATTGTCACCTTACAACTTCACTGAGTGATCAGCCATTGACAGAAAAATTGAAAATTGTCTGTAAAAGCATTGGCAATAATACCAGTTTTGAAATGAACGGAAATCAAATTACTATCATATCAGAAGGCTGTAATTAA
- a CDS encoding SusC/RagA family TonB-linked outer membrane protein has protein sequence MKKPVVKQRLLHRIMKITLFQFVLALVFSSGAMANDVNGQKKLDTKVTITVENLTLDSALSKIEKSAHVKFSYNSRLPQLNQKVSIEANQETLSSILDRILLPFNITFAEVSNQIILQKNVINPFANSDNHDSLFEILVGPTIKGKVTDSAGNPLPGATVMAKGTKTAVLTDFDGNFTIEVPANSDKLIISYVGMETKEIDTNNTTPTIVLNEVGQNLKEVIVTTGYEKTSKRTFTGAISKISGTELKVDGVVDVSRMIEGKAAGVTVQNVTGTFGTAPKITVRGSSSIFGDTKPLWVIDGVVQEDIINISFSDLASGNSETLLSSSVAGLNANDIQNIEILKDASATSIYGSRSLNGVVVVTTKQGRRDSPLKVSYSVENTVRTVPSYSQYDILNSQESMSILKELEGYGGDGKGFLEIASSLNGRFGGVYNILAKQIDTYNKTGGQFGVRNDEVSRNQFLKKYELGNTDWFSVLFRPSITQNHSLSFSGGGKNNTFYASLGYYTDPGWTIADNVKQLTSNIKGTFYINDRLNLTLSTMGSIRNQTAPGSYESKSDPVYGSVNREFDINPFKYVLNTSRTLRPYDENGNLEYYRNNWAPMNIINELENNTLDIKVNDIRFQLDLEYKLNNHLTYNLTGSARYANTSREHKIYEDSNVAAAYKAGTALSSEGENAIVQEANIFLYRDPDNLTAPKVSVLPNGGFLRKFTNDMTSYNIRNSVNYRNTFNDKHEVEGFFGTELRSVDRNSDNFTAVGLQFDRGLTPFIDPRLISKIVNDGDSYYGFDAERERTVGFFGKVGYTYDRRYTASLTGRYDGSNRQGNSGSNRWLPTYTVSGKWNITEENFMRNVKSINNLALRASYGLTATAGPATNSLAIYKSFITDRLFLANRESKISIDELQNGDLTWEKQYETNIGLDLGMFNNRVQFVTDVYTRNAFDLVDFVTTSGVGGESIKQGNNADMRTKGLEVGFTTQNIVTKNFKWSTTLNFSVYDQKITKLQNKPSAFSLVNGNGGNALGSPRNSIYSYEFTGLNNQGLPTFKLQDGAENNMTDADFQDTKDVTKYLKYEGSIEPNKSIGLANTFTYKNWSLYVFIVGSGGNKVRLNPVYDSVYDDLTVFTKDFTNRWINPGDENITNVPVIADKRLIENNGGERTLAKAYNTYNYSDVRIADGDFVRLKNISLGWEFPKDFKRKLGVSTFTLKGSAVNPWLIYSDKRLNGQDPEFRNTGGVAFPITSQYTFAINLSF, from the coding sequence ATGAAAAAACCAGTTGTTAAACAACGATTACTCCATCGAATCATGAAAATAACACTATTTCAGTTTGTCCTTGCACTTGTGTTTTCAAGTGGTGCAATGGCGAACGATGTAAATGGGCAAAAAAAATTAGATACCAAAGTCACAATTACAGTTGAAAATTTGACATTGGATAGTGCATTATCTAAAATTGAAAAGTCTGCACATGTAAAATTTTCCTATAATTCCAGATTACCACAATTAAACCAAAAGGTTAGTATTGAGGCAAATCAGGAAACATTATCCAGTATTCTGGACAGAATATTGCTTCCATTTAATATAACATTTGCAGAAGTTAGTAACCAGATTATTTTGCAAAAGAATGTTATTAATCCATTTGCAAATTCAGATAATCATGATTCATTATTTGAAATATTAGTTGGTCCAACTATCAAAGGAAAAGTTACTGATTCAGCAGGAAATCCTTTGCCTGGAGCAACAGTAATGGCAAAAGGAACTAAAACGGCTGTATTAACGGACTTTGATGGTAATTTTACTATCGAAGTTCCTGCTAATAGTGATAAATTGATCATTTCTTATGTAGGTATGGAGACAAAAGAAATTGATACAAACAATACAACGCCAACGATTGTTTTAAATGAAGTGGGACAAAATCTGAAAGAAGTTATTGTTACTACAGGTTACGAAAAAACTTCTAAAAGAACATTTACAGGAGCAATTAGTAAAATTTCTGGAACGGAATTGAAAGTTGATGGTGTAGTTGATGTTAGTAGAATGATTGAAGGAAAAGCAGCAGGGGTAACGGTTCAAAATGTAACAGGAACTTTTGGTACAGCGCCAAAAATCACGGTTCGTGGATCTTCGTCAATCTTTGGAGATACAAAACCTTTATGGGTTATTGATGGTGTTGTTCAAGAAGATATTATTAATATTTCATTTTCTGATTTAGCTTCTGGTAACTCTGAAACTTTATTGAGTTCTTCTGTAGCAGGTTTAAATGCTAATGATATTCAGAATATAGAAATCTTAAAAGATGCATCGGCAACTTCTATTTATGGTTCAAGATCATTAAATGGAGTTGTGGTTGTAACTACAAAACAAGGACGTAGAGATTCGCCTTTAAAAGTGAGTTATTCTGTTGAAAATACGGTAAGAACTGTTCCGAGTTATTCGCAATATGATATTTTAAATTCTCAGGAATCTATGAGTATTTTAAAAGAATTAGAAGGATATGGCGGAGACGGTAAAGGATTTTTGGAAATTGCATCATCACTTAACGGAAGATTTGGTGGAGTTTATAATATTTTGGCAAAACAAATTGATACTTACAATAAAACAGGAGGTCAGTTTGGAGTTAGAAATGACGAAGTTAGCCGTAATCAATTTTTAAAGAAATACGAATTAGGAAATACAGATTGGTTTAGTGTTTTATTCAGACCATCGATCACTCAAAATCACTCTTTGAGTTTTTCAGGTGGTGGAAAAAACAATACTTTCTACGCATCTCTTGGTTATTATACAGATCCGGGATGGACTATTGCGGATAATGTAAAACAATTGACTTCTAATATAAAAGGTACTTTTTATATCAATGACAGATTAAATCTTACTTTATCTACAATGGGTTCGATTCGTAATCAAACTGCACCGGGAAGTTATGAAAGCAAATCAGATCCCGTGTACGGAAGCGTAAACAGAGAGTTTGATATCAATCCATTTAAGTATGTTTTGAATACAAGCAGAACTTTAAGACCTTATGACGAAAATGGAAATTTAGAATATTACAGAAATAACTGGGCTCCAATGAATATTATCAATGAGCTTGAGAATAATACATTGGATATTAAAGTAAATGATATTCGTTTTCAATTGGATTTAGAATATAAATTAAACAATCATTTGACTTATAATCTTACAGGTTCAGCAAGATATGCCAATACTTCTAGAGAGCATAAAATTTATGAAGATTCAAACGTAGCTGCAGCTTACAAAGCCGGTACTGCTTTAAGTTCAGAAGGTGAAAATGCGATTGTTCAGGAGGCAAATATCTTCTTATACCGTGATCCGGATAATTTGACAGCACCAAAAGTTTCTGTACTTCCAAATGGTGGATTCTTAAGAAAATTTACAAATGATATGACTTCTTACAACATTAGAAATAGTGTTAATTATAGAAATACATTTAATGACAAACACGAAGTAGAAGGTTTCTTTGGTACAGAGCTTAGATCTGTAGACAGAAACAGCGATAATTTTACAGCTGTAGGACTTCAGTTTGACCGTGGACTTACGCCTTTTATTGATCCAAGATTGATTTCTAAAATCGTAAATGATGGAGATTCTTATTATGGTTTTGATGCTGAAAGAGAAAGAACAGTTGGTTTCTTCGGGAAAGTAGGATATACTTATGATCGTCGTTATACTGCGTCTCTTACAGGTCGTTATGACGGTTCTAACAGACAAGGAAACAGCGGATCTAACAGATGGTTGCCAACTTATACTGTAAGTGGAAAATGGAATATTACTGAAGAAAATTTCATGAGAAATGTTAAGTCTATAAACAATTTAGCATTAAGAGCTTCTTACGGACTTACAGCAACTGCAGGACCGGCTACAAACTCATTGGCGATTTACAAAAGTTTTATCACAGACCGTCTTTTTCTTGCAAACAGAGAATCTAAGATATCAATTGATGAATTACAAAATGGTGATTTAACCTGGGAAAAACAATATGAAACTAACATTGGTTTAGACTTAGGAATGTTTAACAACAGAGTACAATTTGTAACTGATGTTTATACTCGTAATGCCTTTGATTTGGTTGATTTTGTGACAACTTCTGGTGTTGGAGGAGAAAGTATCAAGCAAGGTAATAATGCTGATATGAGAACTAAAGGTCTTGAAGTAGGTTTCACGACTCAAAATATTGTAACCAAAAATTTTAAATGGTCGACAACACTTAATTTCTCTGTTTATGATCAAAAAATCACAAAATTACAGAACAAACCATCTGCTTTTAGCTTAGTAAACGGAAACGGTGGAAATGCATTAGGATCTCCTAGAAATTCAATTTATTCTTATGAATTCACAGGATTAAATAATCAGGGATTACCAACTTTCAAATTGCAGGATGGAGCTGAGAATAATATGACAGATGCAGATTTTCAAGACACAAAAGACGTAACTAAATATTTGAAATATGAAGGTTCTATTGAGCCAAATAAATCTATAGGTTTAGCGAATACTTTTACTTATAAAAACTGGTCATTATATGTATTTATTGTTGGTTCAGGAGGAAATAAAGTTCGTTTGAATCCTGTTTATGACAGCGTTTATGATGATTTGACAGTATTTACAAAAGACTTCACTAATCGTTGGATAAATCCTGGAGATGAAAATATTACAAATGTTCCGGTTATCGCAGACAAAAGATTGATTGAAAATAATGGAGGAGAACGTACGTTAGCAAAAGCTTACAATACTTATAATTATTCCGATGTTAGAATTGCTGATGGTGATTTCGTGAGATTGAAAAATATCTCATTAGGTTGGGAATTCCCTAAGGATTTCAAGAGAAAATTAGGAGTTAGCACATTTACATTAAAAGGATCAGCAGTAAACCCTTGGTTGATTTATTCAGATAAGAGACTTAACGGTCAGGATCCTGAATTCCGTAATACAGGAGGTGTAGCTTTCCCAATTACATCACAATATACATTCGCCATAAACCTTTCATTTTAA
- the sucD gene encoding succinate--CoA ligase subunit alpha, producing the protein MSVLVNKDSKIIVQGFTGSEGTFHASQMIEYGTNVVGGVTPGKGGTSHLDRPVFNTVKDAVDQAGADTSIIFVPPAFAADAIMEAADAGIKVIIAITEGIPVADMIKANNYVKERNSRLIGPNCPGVITPGEAKVGIMPGFVFKKGTVGIVSKSGTLTYEAADQVVKQGLGITTAIGIGGDPIIGTTTKEAVELLMNDPETEIIIMIGEIGGQLEADAARWVRADGNRKPVVGFIAGETAPAGRTMGHAGAIVGGSDDTAAAKKQIMRDNGIHVVDSPAEIGKKVKEVLG; encoded by the coding sequence ATGAGTGTTTTAGTTAATAAAGATTCCAAAATAATTGTTCAAGGATTTACAGGAAGCGAAGGAACTTTCCACGCTTCTCAAATGATTGAGTACGGTACTAATGTTGTTGGTGGTGTTACTCCTGGAAAAGGAGGAACTAGCCATTTAGATCGTCCGGTTTTTAACACAGTAAAAGACGCTGTTGACCAAGCTGGAGCTGATACATCTATTATTTTTGTACCGCCAGCTTTTGCTGCTGATGCAATTATGGAAGCTGCTGACGCTGGAATTAAAGTAATTATTGCTATTACAGAAGGAATTCCTGTAGCAGATATGATTAAAGCAAATAATTATGTTAAAGAAAGAAATTCTAGATTAATTGGACCAAACTGTCCGGGAGTTATTACTCCGGGTGAAGCTAAAGTTGGTATTATGCCAGGTTTCGTTTTCAAAAAAGGTACAGTTGGAATCGTTTCTAAATCAGGAACTTTAACTTACGAAGCTGCTGACCAAGTTGTAAAACAAGGTTTAGGAATCACTACAGCTATTGGTATTGGTGGAGATCCAATTATTGGAACTACAACTAAAGAAGCTGTTGAATTATTAATGAACGATCCAGAAACTGAAATCATCATTATGATTGGTGAAATTGGTGGTCAACTTGAAGCTGATGCTGCAAGATGGGTAAGAGCTGATGGTAACCGTAAACCAGTTGTTGGTTTTATCGCTGGAGAAACTGCTCCTGCTGGTAGAACAATGGGTCACGCAGGTGCTATTGTTGGTGGTTCTGATGATACTGCTGCTGCTAAAAAACAAATTATGAGAGACAACGGAATTCACGTTGTTGATTCACCAGCTGAAATTGGTAAAAAAGTAAAAGAAGTACTTGGATAA
- a CDS encoding putative zinc-binding metallopeptidase: MKLIKQYKNIVLAVGLLTLASCSQEDQPKESLLDFTPKVKTDLDKWIDQNYIDPYNISVQYEWNQNVVDNNRFLFPPEVDKVQPALEIIKKIWIDSYTTIGGKDFVKIIAPRDFVLVGGVNVNPDDVSNTLGLAEGGKRISLFQVDYVDKKNRESVTEFVHTIQHEYVHILNQTKIFDVEAWAKITPKDYTSDPFSISDGEAQELGFISAYARSNYTEDFAETAAIILLSSKEEYAALLASIVNPAGVDAIKKKEALVVQYYRDAFNIDFYELRDEAQKNTTDVLND, translated from the coding sequence ATGAAATTAATTAAACAATATAAAAATATAGTACTGGCTGTTGGTTTATTGACACTTGCATCTTGTTCTCAGGAAGATCAGCCGAAGGAAAGTTTATTGGATTTTACTCCAAAAGTAAAAACTGATTTAGACAAATGGATTGATCAAAACTATATCGATCCTTATAATATAAGTGTGCAATATGAGTGGAATCAAAATGTTGTCGATAATAATAGATTTTTATTTCCGCCAGAGGTTGACAAAGTACAACCAGCATTAGAAATAATCAAAAAAATATGGATCGATAGTTATACAACAATCGGAGGAAAAGATTTCGTTAAGATCATTGCACCTAGAGATTTTGTTTTGGTTGGAGGCGTAAATGTGAATCCTGATGATGTTTCAAACACCTTAGGTTTAGCCGAAGGAGGAAAGAGAATTTCTCTTTTTCAGGTTGATTATGTAGATAAGAAAAACCGTGAAAGTGTAACAGAATTTGTTCATACAATTCAGCATGAATATGTACATATTTTAAATCAAACTAAAATTTTTGATGTAGAAGCCTGGGCAAAAATAACACCTAAAGATTATACCTCAGATCCGTTTAGTATTTCAGATGGTGAAGCTCAGGAACTTGGTTTTATAAGCGCATATGCAAGATCAAATTATACAGAAGATTTTGCAGAAACAGCAGCAATAATTTTGCTTAGTTCAAAAGAAGAGTATGCGGCATTGCTTGCAAGTATCGTAAATCCGGCTGGAGTTGATGCTATTAAGAAAAAAGAAGCGCTTGTAGTTCAATACTATAGAGATGCTTTTAATATAGATTTTTATGAGCTAAGAGACGAAGCACAGAAGAATACAACAGATGTTCTAAATGATTAA